One genomic region from Streptomyces sp. NBC_01304 encodes:
- a CDS encoding PE-PGRS family protein, translated as MNDSRDADRYITPRERADAILAEAGLEYAGGWGAGFNVLPTYAALRPIAAGDTVPTSVVRLDVAEPFADTDAEWFRLATAHGLFGEDGGFLVTLGDGGWFRVRLGEQWRLADVLRNQPRNPEFMTISPDGKRLIGVTTEEYEIWLIMVEDVPAYREQRALGLAREESEEEREAAWDGLFGRPRISPRTRERWEVGLPYNAALPDDLKLDLVIRTQRFYGRQLPADLIDQLLVHPDWKMRSGVVDTGSNQLTPEQWSRLVLAEEGDRRRWVLVSVAVDYRATFTSAAYERLAADPVPRVRAETASLTGLPTALARALVTDPEPHVRQRACAAAWPDLDADERRALFTDADSGVRAAARRLHHREHPVPLAVFESGDLGDAARIVTDSVLEPELARHLSRHPDAALRRALADNLHLTPALIAVLAEDPKPSVRSTLALRPDISEAQRATISYDFDPSGHYHTLPWVHALHDDPEAMRRLSASPHPLIRRSAARARHLPPDVVDRLAHDKDRVVHLFLAESCDDAPPWMLLQVWHWWNGSLSSPGRPRTHPNFPRTDLLKYADDPNPRLRQLALDDPDSTPELVERFTHDPHHEVRFRAADDPRLSRLGAIRLLDDPNRSVRWAATQSPRLPARVLVTLLRERHTAEHAAQNTAIPPCIIRRMAEPDQDAPKEGTGVTPRPEPA; from the coding sequence ATGAATGACTCTCGGGACGCCGACCGCTACATCACACCACGGGAAAGGGCCGACGCGATTCTCGCCGAGGCGGGCCTGGAGTACGCGGGCGGCTGGGGCGCCGGCTTCAACGTCCTCCCCACCTATGCTGCGCTGCGGCCGATCGCAGCCGGAGACACTGTGCCCACCTCCGTCGTTCGGCTGGACGTCGCCGAGCCGTTCGCCGACACCGACGCGGAATGGTTCCGCCTTGCCACCGCGCACGGACTGTTCGGCGAGGACGGGGGTTTCCTGGTCACGTTGGGGGACGGCGGCTGGTTCCGCGTCCGGCTCGGGGAACAGTGGCGGCTCGCGGACGTCCTGCGGAACCAGCCCCGCAACCCTGAGTTCATGACGATCTCCCCTGACGGGAAGAGGCTGATCGGCGTCACCACGGAGGAGTACGAGATCTGGCTGATCATGGTCGAGGATGTCCCTGCGTACCGGGAACAACGGGCTCTGGGACTGGCGCGGGAGGAGAGCGAGGAGGAGCGGGAGGCGGCCTGGGACGGGCTGTTCGGCAGGCCCCGGATTTCGCCGCGGACACGGGAGCGGTGGGAGGTCGGGCTCCCGTACAACGCCGCTCTGCCCGACGACCTCAAGCTCGACCTCGTCATACGCACCCAGAGGTTCTACGGCCGCCAACTGCCCGCCGACCTGATCGACCAGCTGCTCGTCCACCCGGACTGGAAGATGCGCAGCGGCGTGGTCGACACCGGCTCCAACCAGCTGACCCCCGAGCAGTGGAGCCGCCTCGTCCTCGCCGAGGAAGGCGACCGCCGCCGCTGGGTCCTGGTCAGCGTCGCCGTCGATTACCGCGCGACGTTCACCTCCGCCGCCTACGAGCGCCTCGCCGCCGATCCCGTCCCGCGCGTCCGTGCCGAGACCGCCTCACTGACCGGCTTGCCGACTGCCTTGGCCCGCGCCCTCGTCACCGACCCCGAGCCTCATGTCCGGCAGCGTGCCTGCGCAGCCGCCTGGCCGGACCTCGACGCCGACGAGCGCCGCGCGCTCTTCACCGACGCCGACTCCGGCGTCCGCGCCGCCGCCCGCCGGCTGCACCACCGCGAACACCCGGTCCCGCTCGCCGTGTTCGAGAGCGGCGACCTCGGCGACGCCGCCCGCATCGTCACCGACTCCGTCCTCGAACCGGAACTGGCCCGCCACCTGTCCCGGCACCCGGACGCCGCCCTGCGCCGCGCCCTCGCCGACAACCTCCACCTGACCCCGGCCCTGATCGCCGTACTGGCCGAGGACCCCAAACCGTCCGTCCGGAGCACCCTCGCGCTGCGCCCGGACATCTCCGAGGCCCAACGGGCCACCATCTCCTACGACTTCGACCCATCGGGCCACTACCACACCCTCCCGTGGGTCCACGCCCTCCACGACGACCCCGAAGCCATGCGCCGACTCTCCGCCTCCCCCCACCCCCTCATCCGCCGCTCCGCCGCCCGCGCCCGCCACCTCCCGCCGGACGTCGTCGACCGACTCGCCCACGACAAGGACCGCGTCGTCCACCTCTTCCTCGCCGAGTCCTGCGACGACGCCCCACCCTGGATGCTGCTCCAGGTCTGGCACTGGTGGAACGGCAGCCTCTCCTCCCCCGGCCGCCCCCGCACCCACCCCAACTTCCCCCGCACCGACCTCCTCAAGTACGCCGACGACCCCAACCCCCGACTGCGCCAACTCGCCCTGGACGATCCGGACTCCACCCCCGAACTCGTCGAACGCTTCACCCACGACCCGCACCACGAGGTCCGCTTCCGCGCCGCCGACGACCCCCGCCTGAGCCGCCTGGGCGCGATCCGCCTCCTCGACGACCCCAACCGCTCCGTCCGCTGGGCCGCCACCCAAAGCCCCCGCCTTCCCGCCCGCGTCCTGGTCACCCTCCTCCGCGAACGCCACACCGCCGAACACGCCGCCCAGAACACGGCGATCCCGCCCTGCATCATCCGAAGGATGGCCGAGCCGGATCAGGATGCGCCGAAGGAAGGCACCGGAGTCACTCCCCGCCCGGAACCAGCCTGA
- a CDS encoding N-6 DNA methylase produces the protein MPKSAQVTAAEISRIAGVTRATVSNWRRRHEDFPAPSGGTESSPLYDLEPVRAWLESRGHTAAANPAEELRTSLRLHGPGSGIATRMLPLVLAAARRDKAELTKIAELPDSDLASRADAACTEVAEELPAGPAARFQGDEADALRALLVCVRDADAQSALRVLAERELEDSASTGTYETPSAVAELLTALALRDSDAVRHQDDTRPVRVLDPACGSGSLLRYAAHLGANALYGQDTVPVQALRTAVRLLLQAPDAEVAVRDGDSLRADSFPELLADAVVCNPPYGDRDWGHDELTFDQRWAYGVPARGESELAWVQHALAHLVPGGFAALLLPPAVASRGSGRRIRAELVRSGALRAVISLPQGVAPPAHIALQVWMLQRPEPGGPDRKSVLFVEVDDAQGKQGQAGSVSGRTPAGRTQTRWAKAADAALAAWSSFLAAPDSFADTPGNARAVPLVELLDDYVDLTPARQVKATPLDIAPAEQARQTAARRDELVAHIGLLTEATDAQTWLPAGASAREWRTATVTDLARGGAVEVLRAAPDAKEKAEATPSPAPKTRPVLTGADIARGARATADGAGGTARGESLTVTGPVIAEGDVLVRAVGGGSGPMTRVADAEDAGAVLGRSVFLLRPDADRLDPWFLAGFLSTADNLAGASSGSTTLHISAGRLRVPLLPVDEQRRYGIAFRRVHELRTTAVRTAELAERTAESLLTGLTAGALMPPESPGGPPARKRN, from the coding sequence ATGCCGAAGTCAGCGCAGGTGACCGCCGCCGAGATCTCCCGCATCGCCGGGGTCACGCGTGCCACCGTCAGTAACTGGCGGCGCCGCCACGAGGACTTTCCGGCACCCTCGGGGGGCACCGAGTCCAGCCCGCTCTACGACCTGGAGCCCGTCCGCGCTTGGCTCGAAAGCCGTGGGCACACCGCTGCCGCCAACCCGGCTGAGGAGCTGCGCACCAGCCTGCGGCTGCACGGGCCGGGGTCCGGGATCGCGACACGCATGCTTCCGCTGGTGCTGGCCGCGGCCCGACGCGACAAGGCTGAACTGACCAAGATCGCCGAGCTGCCGGATAGCGACCTGGCGTCGCGAGCCGATGCGGCTTGCACCGAGGTCGCCGAGGAGCTCCCGGCAGGACCAGCCGCCCGTTTCCAGGGCGATGAGGCCGACGCTCTGCGTGCGCTTCTGGTGTGCGTACGCGACGCGGACGCCCAGTCCGCTCTGCGGGTCCTGGCCGAACGCGAGCTGGAGGACAGCGCCTCGACCGGGACCTACGAAACACCTTCCGCAGTGGCAGAACTGCTGACCGCTCTGGCCCTGCGTGACTCAGACGCCGTACGACACCAAGACGACACTCGACCGGTGCGCGTGCTCGACCCGGCGTGTGGCAGCGGCTCCCTGTTGCGGTACGCCGCACACCTCGGAGCGAACGCCCTGTACGGACAGGACACCGTGCCGGTGCAGGCCCTGCGCACCGCCGTACGACTGCTCCTGCAAGCACCCGACGCCGAGGTCGCCGTACGCGACGGTGACAGCCTGCGCGCCGATTCGTTCCCCGAACTCCTCGCGGACGCGGTGGTGTGCAACCCGCCCTACGGCGATCGCGATTGGGGGCACGACGAGCTGACCTTCGACCAGCGCTGGGCGTACGGCGTCCCGGCCCGCGGCGAGTCCGAACTCGCCTGGGTCCAGCACGCGTTGGCCCATCTCGTCCCCGGAGGATTCGCCGCTCTCCTGCTGCCGCCCGCTGTAGCCTCGCGGGGCTCCGGGCGTCGTATCCGCGCGGAGCTGGTGCGCAGCGGCGCCTTGCGTGCGGTCATCAGCCTGCCGCAGGGCGTCGCCCCGCCCGCGCATATCGCTCTGCAGGTGTGGATGCTCCAACGGCCTGAGCCGGGTGGGCCTGACCGCAAGTCGGTTCTGTTCGTCGAGGTCGACGACGCACAGGGAAAACAGGGACAGGCCGGATCGGTATCGGGGCGCACCCCTGCAGGCCGTACGCAGACGCGCTGGGCGAAGGCCGCGGATGCCGCCTTGGCGGCGTGGTCGTCGTTCCTCGCGGCGCCGGACAGCTTCGCCGACACACCGGGGAACGCCCGCGCCGTGCCGCTGGTCGAGTTGCTCGACGATTACGTCGACCTCACCCCGGCGCGCCAAGTGAAGGCCACCCCTCTTGACATCGCCCCAGCCGAGCAGGCACGCCAGACGGCCGCACGGCGGGACGAACTGGTGGCTCACATCGGCCTGTTGACGGAGGCCACTGACGCCCAGACGTGGCTTCCGGCGGGCGCCTCGGCGCGGGAGTGGCGTACGGCCACGGTCACTGACCTGGCCCGCGGTGGGGCGGTTGAGGTCCTCAGAGCGGCGCCCGACGCGAAAGAGAAGGCGGAGGCCACACCTTCCCCGGCGCCAAAGACCCGTCCGGTCCTCACTGGCGCCGACATCGCACGGGGTGCACGCGCCACGGCCGACGGGGCCGGCGGGACGGCGCGGGGTGAGTCGTTGACCGTCACAGGCCCTGTGATCGCCGAGGGAGATGTCCTCGTACGGGCTGTCGGAGGCGGAAGCGGTCCGATGACGCGGGTCGCTGACGCCGAGGACGCCGGTGCGGTGCTCGGCCGCTCCGTCTTCCTGCTGCGGCCCGACGCTGACCGTCTGGACCCCTGGTTCCTGGCCGGATTCCTCAGCACCGCGGACAATCTCGCGGGTGCCTCATCCGGCAGTACGACCTTGCACATCTCCGCAGGACGTCTGCGAGTGCCCCTCCTGCCGGTGGACGAGCAACGCCGCTACGGCATCGCGTTCCGCCGCGTCCACGAACTGCGCACCACGGCCGTCCGGACCGCCGAACTCGCCGAGCGTACAGCCGAGTCACTTCTGACCGGTCTGACGGCCGGCGCCCTCATGCCACCCGAGTCTCCGGGCGGTCCACCAGCCCGGAAGCGCAACTGA
- a CDS encoding UvrD-helicase domain-containing protein — MTTWSGRERMGKKSHRQAVIAAEQEAVDHAYACLERTLTEAVKDRGADAAASGKDSITLRESFDRKIEALDLRGRALVTARADVVDGDEREKFYIGRRGINDAEGNRVVVLWSTPAAMRWQETDEQNPEEVGLLRRLTCRSRKVQSYLDVHGTDPQFTAGEEATSLEDSEPEWRDPLLAELDRARDGSMHDIVETIQREQLRLVGARPSGVLVIQGGPGTGKTAVGVHRVTWLLHNEHNSAQDILIVGPNRGFLEYVGTALDELGARGMTMLEFPALWDAAKAKHDEDAVAVLKSDARIADVLRRAVDNRPRTAVEQLTVIIDGPVFIFELNRREVVVPVEDISAIAVAAFTRKSPYLTRREGCIQRIVQLFTDAYVGTLPGPADDNYFPRVAALREVQELLKEICPALTGREVLYDLLASPEDLEDALNAKEIDGDDQVGRAVEHLHCAKYWVPSG; from the coding sequence ATGACGACCTGGAGTGGGCGCGAACGAATGGGGAAGAAATCTCATCGTCAGGCCGTGATCGCAGCGGAGCAGGAGGCGGTCGACCACGCCTATGCATGCCTGGAGCGCACGCTGACCGAGGCTGTGAAGGACCGTGGCGCGGATGCTGCGGCGAGTGGCAAGGACTCGATCACCCTACGGGAGAGCTTCGACCGGAAGATCGAAGCGCTCGACCTCAGGGGTCGAGCGCTCGTCACCGCGCGGGCCGATGTCGTGGACGGGGATGAGCGCGAGAAGTTCTATATAGGGCGACGCGGGATCAACGATGCCGAGGGCAATCGCGTCGTCGTGCTCTGGTCCACTCCTGCCGCGATGAGATGGCAGGAGACGGACGAGCAGAATCCTGAGGAAGTTGGCCTTCTTCGCCGACTCACTTGCAGGTCACGAAAGGTGCAGAGCTACCTAGACGTCCATGGGACTGATCCTCAGTTCACGGCTGGTGAGGAAGCAACGTCTCTCGAAGACTCGGAGCCTGAGTGGCGAGATCCGCTCCTGGCGGAGCTGGACCGGGCCCGCGATGGCTCCATGCACGACATCGTCGAGACCATCCAGCGGGAACAGCTTCGCCTGGTCGGAGCCCGACCCTCCGGCGTGCTGGTAATCCAGGGTGGACCCGGCACGGGCAAGACCGCAGTCGGAGTACACCGGGTCACCTGGCTATTGCACAACGAGCACAACTCAGCCCAGGACATCTTGATCGTTGGCCCCAACCGGGGATTCCTCGAATATGTGGGCACGGCGCTCGACGAGCTTGGCGCCCGTGGCATGACCATGCTGGAGTTCCCCGCGCTCTGGGACGCAGCGAAGGCGAAGCACGATGAAGACGCGGTGGCGGTGCTGAAGTCGGATGCGCGAATAGCGGACGTACTCCGGAGAGCCGTTGACAACCGGCCCCGGACTGCGGTGGAACAACTCACGGTCATCATCGACGGGCCGGTCTTCATCTTCGAGCTCAACCGCCGTGAGGTAGTGGTGCCTGTAGAGGACATATCCGCCATCGCCGTCGCGGCGTTCACTCGGAAGAGCCCGTACCTGACTCGCCGTGAGGGCTGCATCCAGCGGATCGTCCAGCTGTTTACCGACGCGTACGTTGGCACCCTCCCCGGCCCAGCTGACGACAACTATTTTCCCCGGGTCGCGGCGCTCCGCGAGGTGCAGGAACTACTCAAAGAGATATGCCCCGCGCTGACGGGCCGGGAGGTCCTGTATGACCTCCTCGCTTCGCCCGAGGACCTGGAGGATGCTCTGAACGCGAAGGAAATCGACGGCGACGATCAAGTCGGCCGGGCGGTCGAGCACCTCCATTGCGCGAAGTATTGGGTCCCATCTGGGTGA
- a CDS encoding nucleoside/nucleotide kinase family protein, which produces MTDDLIADAVAFAESANPRCMLGLAGAPAAGKSTLAKGLVAGVNERLGENAAAYLPMDGFHLSNRQLDRLGLRSRKGSPPSFDIHGYLALLRRVLTESDHAVYVPDYDRALHEAVAAGLVVLPETKLVITEGNYLASDEPVWRDIRSVLHELWYVDAPDAVREARLAARQVAAGKSPEQAQAWVVSNDRPNGELVKESRRRCSRVVRSGPY; this is translated from the coding sequence GTGACCGACGACTTGATCGCTGATGCTGTCGCCTTCGCCGAGAGCGCCAACCCGAGATGCATGCTCGGTCTTGCCGGAGCGCCTGCCGCTGGCAAGAGCACGCTTGCGAAAGGTCTTGTGGCTGGCGTCAACGAGCGGCTGGGGGAGAACGCCGCGGCGTATCTGCCCATGGACGGCTTCCATCTGTCCAATCGGCAGCTGGACCGCCTAGGCCTGCGCAGCCGTAAGGGTTCCCCGCCCAGCTTCGACATCCATGGCTATCTGGCGCTGCTGCGCAGGGTCCTGACGGAATCGGACCACGCCGTGTACGTCCCGGACTACGACCGTGCCCTGCATGAAGCCGTCGCAGCGGGCCTGGTGGTCCTGCCGGAGACCAAGCTGGTCATCACCGAGGGCAACTACCTGGCGAGCGACGAGCCCGTCTGGCGTGATATCCGGTCCGTGCTTCACGAGTTGTGGTACGTCGATGCTCCTGATGCCGTACGTGAGGCACGCCTCGCGGCACGACAAGTCGCCGCCGGGAAGTCGCCTGAACAGGCTCAGGCCTGGGTCGTGAGCAACGACCGACCCAATGGCGAACTAGTAAAGGAATCCCGTCGGCGTTGCTCGCGAGTGGTCAGATCCGGCCCGTACTAG
- a CDS encoding ATP-dependent helicase yields the protein MHLTPSQQQAISTVNQHLLLVACAGSGKTEVVAQRTVEILKRPGVHPRNVVAFTFTDKAAAELKERIAARVRQQLGEVPGLAEMYVGTMHGYALSLLQTHVPETFKYAVLSDVQNRLLIDRNSTRSGLTSVHATTATKGRQPLRRYVHSRLYQQVLSILREDEVDTTELPEEVSGGLSAYRELLAEHRYFDFTEVLRRAVELLEDAEDDAVVGARQHVRDTVRYVVVDEYQDSNPIQERLIQGLAQFGANLCVVGDDDQTIYQWRGSAVDNILTFAGRYPDVARVTLDDNFRSSPAIVDLGRSIAEHIPDGHRLPKQMTAAGHQRFERGDLLAVDFTTPDDEAAWICDRIAALRGTPFTDSPGAEPRGMSWSDCAVLFRSVSGDAGQLVAELRRRGIPYVIKGLARLFETPEVKAAVSCFEYVAGRVEASEVEEAWLTADVGLSVDDVRRGIKVLDDWHTPDGTDATDESRPWDTYNLQRTYLDFLAETGLREERVPSSTDADRGELVFYNLGRFSTAINDFERIQFKSEPAQKAEDFAAWLTYQAPTYYEESAADAGYARPDAVVIATVHQAKGMQWPAVFVPALRRNRFPGKRHGGLNVFHVIPQQAVADADRYRGSEEDERRLLYVAVTRAQKYLALSFSPGKGNLYARKSDYFLEATRNPYVLTTEPPAADIDRLPPRPKQDTPDVVLSFSELKYLFECPYQFKLRFLYGFDSPLQKELGYGKSLHDVLAEVHKRAIEGDYVSKDEVEQLVDRHLNTPFANPVLHEQLRTAAVGAIRRYLRDNQATLHLSEYSEQPVEVHVAPGVTVNGRIDLIRRLDTDEVSVVDFKSSERAQAEDVTRDQLHIYALGYHELTGDRPDLVEVVNLDPGSQSTRDLVSDDLLASIGTKVDAAGQALRDNNLPRLRTWCTTCATCDFAAICRDKP from the coding sequence ATGCACCTCACCCCCTCTCAGCAGCAGGCAATATCCACCGTCAACCAGCACCTCCTCCTGGTCGCCTGCGCTGGTTCCGGCAAGACCGAGGTCGTCGCGCAGCGCACTGTCGAGATCTTGAAACGTCCAGGTGTGCATCCGCGGAACGTCGTGGCCTTCACCTTCACGGACAAGGCGGCAGCCGAGCTCAAGGAGCGGATCGCGGCGCGGGTACGTCAGCAGCTCGGGGAGGTGCCCGGTCTCGCGGAGATGTACGTCGGCACCATGCATGGGTACGCACTGAGCCTGCTGCAGACCCACGTGCCGGAGACCTTCAAGTACGCGGTCCTCTCCGACGTACAGAACCGGCTGCTGATCGACCGCAACAGCACGCGCAGCGGTCTCACGTCGGTGCACGCCACCACCGCCACCAAGGGACGCCAGCCGCTGCGCAGGTACGTGCACTCGCGGCTTTACCAGCAGGTTCTGAGCATCCTGCGAGAGGATGAGGTGGATACCACCGAACTCCCCGAGGAGGTGAGCGGCGGCCTGAGCGCCTACCGCGAACTGCTCGCCGAGCACCGGTACTTCGACTTCACCGAGGTGCTGCGCCGTGCGGTGGAACTGCTCGAGGACGCGGAGGACGACGCGGTCGTCGGTGCCCGGCAGCACGTACGGGACACCGTGCGCTACGTGGTGGTCGACGAGTACCAGGACAGCAACCCGATCCAGGAGCGCCTGATCCAGGGACTCGCCCAGTTCGGCGCGAACCTGTGCGTGGTCGGCGACGACGACCAGACCATCTACCAGTGGCGCGGCAGCGCGGTCGACAACATCCTCACCTTCGCCGGCCGCTACCCCGACGTGGCCCGGGTCACCCTGGACGACAACTTCCGCTCCAGCCCGGCCATCGTGGACCTGGGCCGCTCGATTGCCGAGCACATCCCCGACGGCCACCGGCTGCCCAAGCAGATGACGGCCGCAGGCCATCAGCGCTTCGAGCGCGGGGACTTGCTCGCCGTGGACTTCACCACCCCGGACGACGAGGCGGCCTGGATCTGCGACCGGATCGCCGCGCTGCGAGGGACGCCGTTCACCGATTCCCCTGGCGCGGAGCCGCGCGGCATGAGCTGGTCCGACTGCGCGGTGCTCTTCCGTAGCGTGTCCGGGGATGCGGGTCAGCTGGTGGCCGAGCTGCGCCGGCGCGGAATCCCGTATGTGATCAAGGGGTTGGCTCGTCTGTTCGAGACTCCCGAGGTCAAGGCCGCGGTCAGCTGCTTCGAGTACGTCGCAGGTCGTGTCGAGGCGAGCGAGGTGGAGGAGGCCTGGCTGACGGCCGATGTTGGCCTGAGCGTGGACGACGTACGGCGGGGCATCAAGGTGCTTGACGACTGGCACACGCCGGACGGGACGGATGCGACGGACGAGTCGCGCCCCTGGGACACGTACAACCTGCAGCGCACCTACCTCGACTTCCTCGCCGAGACCGGGCTGCGCGAGGAGCGCGTCCCCTCATCCACCGATGCCGACCGCGGTGAGCTGGTCTTCTATAACCTGGGCCGGTTCAGCACCGCCATCAACGACTTCGAGCGCATCCAGTTCAAGAGCGAACCCGCGCAGAAGGCCGAGGACTTCGCGGCCTGGCTGACGTACCAGGCACCCACCTACTACGAGGAGAGCGCCGCCGACGCCGGCTACGCCCGCCCTGATGCCGTCGTCATCGCGACCGTCCATCAGGCCAAGGGCATGCAGTGGCCGGCCGTGTTCGTCCCCGCGCTGCGCCGCAACCGCTTCCCCGGCAAGCGCCACGGCGGCCTGAACGTCTTCCACGTCATTCCGCAGCAGGCCGTGGCGGACGCGGACCGCTACCGCGGCAGTGAGGAGGACGAGCGACGCCTGCTGTACGTGGCGGTCACCCGCGCCCAGAAGTACCTGGCCCTCTCCTTCTCGCCGGGTAAGGGCAACCTGTACGCCCGCAAGTCCGACTACTTCCTGGAAGCCACCCGCAACCCGTACGTCCTCACCACCGAACCGCCCGCCGCGGACATCGACCGGCTGCCGCCGCGGCCCAAGCAGGACACCCCGGACGTGGTGCTCAGCTTCAGCGAGCTCAAGTACCTCTTCGAGTGCCCCTACCAGTTCAAGCTCCGCTTCCTGTACGGCTTCGACAGCCCGCTGCAGAAGGAGCTCGGCTATGGCAAGTCTCTGCACGACGTCCTCGCCGAAGTCCATAAGCGGGCCATCGAGGGCGACTACGTAAGTAAGGACGAGGTGGAACAGCTCGTCGACCGCCACCTCAACACCCCGTTCGCCAACCCCGTACTGCACGAGCAGCTGCGCACGGCCGCCGTCGGCGCGATCCGCCGCTACCTGCGGGACAACCAGGCGACGCTGCACCTGAGCGAATACTCGGAGCAGCCGGTCGAGGTGCACGTCGCGCCCGGCGTCACCGTCAACGGCCGCATCGACCTGATCCGCCGGCTGGACACCGACGAGGTCTCGGTCGTCGACTTCAAGTCCAGCGAGCGCGCCCAGGCCGAGGACGTCACCCGCGACCAGCTCCACATCTATGCCCTCGGCTACCACGAACTCACCGGCGACCGCCCCGACCTCGTCGAAGTCGTCAACCTCGACCCCGGCTCCCAAAGCACCCGCGACCTCGTGAGCGACGACCTGCTCGCCTCCATCGGCACCAAGGTCGACGCCGCCGGCCAGGCCCTGCGCGACAACAACCTGCCCCGTCTGCGCACCTGGTGCACCACCTGCGCCACCTGCGACTTCGCGGCGATCTGCCGCGACAAGCCCTGA